The window GTTGATATGCAGGAAGTCGCCAACGCGATCCAGAACGCGCTCAAGGAAGTCCATACGCGGTTTGATCTCAAGGACTCCAAGTCGGAGATCGCCGTGGAAGGCAAGGACGCCATCATCATGAGCTCGTCGGACGAATACAAGCTGAAAGCCGTGAATGATATCCTGCAAAGCAAACTGGTCAAGCGCGGCGTGGCCATCAAGGCGCTCACCTACGGCGTGGTGGAGCCGGCGGCGGGATCGCGTGCGCGGCAGAAGATCACCATGCAGCAGGGCATCCCGATCGAGAAAGCCAAGGAGATCGTCAAGCTGATCAAGGACTCCAAGAAGAAAGTGCAAGCTTCGATCCAGGGGGACCTGGTGCGGGTGAGCGGCAAAGACCGCGACTCTCTGCAGGAGATCATCGCGCTGCTCAAGGGCCACGACTTCGGCATTGACATGCAGTTCACCAACTATCGCACCAACTGATAGATTGTCGCGACGGATCACATTGGTTTCATTAAGGGGAAGTTTTGAGTTTACCGGCCTCAGGCAACGCCAAAGAAGTTTTCGAGCTGCTGCGCGACGATCTGGCGGCGATTGAGCGCGAGTTCGGGCGGGACACCGTCTCCGGCGTGCGCGCCATCACCGACATTGGCGAGCACCTGCGCGCCGGCGGCGGAAAGCGGATTCGTCCCGCGCTGCTGCTGCTGGCGGCCAAGCTGTTCCCGCATGACGAGCGTTCGGCCGTCCGCCTGGGCGCGGTGGTGGAGATCATCCACACCGCCACGCTAGTGCATGACGACATTATTGATGAGGCCAAGACGCGCCGCGGACGCCCGGCGGCCAACACTCAGTGGGGAAATTCCAAGTGCGTTCTGGCGGGCGACTGGCTGTACATGCAGGCCTTCAAAATCGCCGTGCAGGAACGCAACTTCCGCATCCTGGACGTGCTCATCGAACTGACCCAGCAGATGGTCGAGGGCGAACTGCTCCAGATGGAGAAGCTGGGCAAGTGCATCACGCTGGACGAACACTTTGACTTGATCTTCCGCAAGACCGCGTGCCTGTTCGCCGTGTCTATGCGCATGGGCGCGCTGCTGGGCAAGGCAAGTGAAGAACAGGAAACCCGCCTGGGAGAATACGGACGGCACCTGGGTCTGGCCTTCCAGATCGTGGACGATGTTTTGGACCTCACGGCCTCGGAAGCCGTGCTGGGAAAGCCGGTCGCCAGCGATTTGCGTGAAGGCAAGGTCACCATGGCGGTGATCCACGCGCTGGAGCGGTGCACTCCGCTGGAGCGCAAGCTGGTGGAGACCGTGCTGCAAGAGCGGGCGTTTATCAGCGTGCAGCATGAACAGGTTCTGGAAATACTGAAGCGCTATGGCTCCATCCAGTACGCGTACGACGAAGCCGCCAAGCACGCCAAGGCGGCGCGCAACGCCATCTGCACGTATCCGGATTCAGAGATCAAGCGAGCATTGCTCACGATTCCGGAGTTCG is drawn from Terriglobia bacterium and contains these coding sequences:
- a CDS encoding YajQ family cyclic di-GMP-binding protein: MPENTFDIVSKVDMQEVANAIQNALKEVHTRFDLKDSKSEIAVEGKDAIIMSSSDEYKLKAVNDILQSKLVKRGVAIKALTYGVVEPAAGSRARQKITMQQGIPIEKAKEIVKLIKDSKKKVQASIQGDLVRVSGKDRDSLQEIIALLKGHDFGIDMQFTNYRTN
- a CDS encoding polyprenyl synthetase family protein yields the protein MSLPASGNAKEVFELLRDDLAAIEREFGRDTVSGVRAITDIGEHLRAGGGKRIRPALLLLAAKLFPHDERSAVRLGAVVEIIHTATLVHDDIIDEAKTRRGRPAANTQWGNSKCVLAGDWLYMQAFKIAVQERNFRILDVLIELTQQMVEGELLQMEKLGKCITLDEHFDLIFRKTACLFAVSMRMGALLGKASEEQETRLGEYGRHLGLAFQIVDDVLDLTASEAVLGKPVASDLREGKVTMAVIHALERCTPLERKLVETVLQERAFISVQHEQVLEILKRYGSIQYAYDEAAKHAKAARNAICTYPDSEIKRALLTIPEFVVERSS